AGAAGTTGTAAAGACTGTTGCAGTAGAACAGCAGATTCCAGTAATAAGCGAGCTTGTGAGAAGCGAAGAAAACGAACAAGTAAGAGCTCAACAGGTTAAACAAGAAGGTACAATAGTAACTTCACCAATAGTTGGAACCTTCTACGCTTCACCAGGACCAAACGCAGAAGTTTTTGTATCTCTGGGTTCAAAGGTTAAGAAAGGCCAAGTGCTTTGCATAATTGAAGCTATGAAACTTATGAATGAAATTGAAAGTGAAATAGATGGTGAAGTTGCAGAAATTTTAGTTGAGAATGAGCAGATGGTTGAATTCGGTCAGCCATTATTTAGAATTGTTTAGGAGAGTGCTATGTTAAACATTAAAGAGATTATGGAAATTCTACCGCATAGGTATCCTTTCCTACTTGTAGATAAAATAGAAACACTAGAGCCAGGTGTTAAAGCAGTAGGCTATAAAAATGTGACTATGAATGAATATTTCTTTCAAGGACATTTCCCCGGGGAACCTGTTATGCCAGGAGTGCTTATAATTGAAGCTCTAGCTCAGGTTGGAGCTGTTGCTATGCTTAGCCTTGATGAGTTTAAAGGCAAGATTGGCTATTTTACAGGCATAGATAGGGCTAAGTTCAGAAAAAAAGTAGTGCCTGGAGATGTTTTAAGGCTTGAAGTTGAAATGACAAAAAGGAAAGGCCCTATAGGCATTGGAAAGGCAATAGCTTATGTAGATGACAAGAAAGCTGCAGAAGCTGAGCTTTCATTTATAATTCAGTAAGTATCCCTACTCAAGGATATAGGAGGGAATTATGTTTAAGAAGATTCTTATTGCAAATAGAGGTGAAATAGCTGTTAGAATCATTCGTGCTTGCAGAGAAATGGGAATTGAAACTGTTGCAGTTTATTCTCAGGCAGATAAGGATGCTCTTCATGCTGAAATGGCCGATTATGCTGTATGTATAGGCCCAGCTAAAGCAAGAGACAGTTATTTAAATATGCAAAATATAATAAGTGCTACAGTGCTTTCAGGCGCTGAGGCAATACACCCTGGTTTTGGTTTTCTTTCTGAAAACAGCGAATTTGCTGAAATGTGCAGAGAGTGCAATATAACATTTATTGGCCCAGACTCGGAAAGCATTGAAAAGATGGGTAACAAGTCAAGAGCCAGGGAGATAATGATGGAGGCAGGTGTTCCTGTTGTTCCAGGTTCAAGTGGTTCGGTAGAAAACATAGAAATTGGTCTTGAACTTGCAGAAAAAATAGGATACCCAGTAATGATAAAAGCTTCCGCCGGAGGCGGAGGACGAGGTATAAGAATAGTTAAAAACAGTAATGAGTTTGCTAAGGCTTTTGAGACAGCAAAGTCAGAAGCAAAAGGTGCCTTTGGCGATGACACTATGTATGTAGAGAAGTTTGTTGAAAATCCAAGGCATATAGAGTTTCAAATTTTGGCTGACAGCTATGGCAACACAGTTTATCTAGGAGAAAGAGACTGCTCTATCCAAAGAAGAAACCAAAAGGTTTTGGAGGAAGCACCTTCACCTGTTATGACTGGAGAACTTAGAAAACAAATGGGTGATATTGCTGTAAAGGCAGCTAAGGCAGTTAACTATAAAAATGCAGGAACTATAGAATTTCTTGTTGATAAATATGGTAGTTA
The genomic region above belongs to Clostridium swellfunianum and contains:
- the accB gene encoding acetyl-CoA carboxylase biotin carboxyl carrier protein codes for the protein MDYKAIQELIKTVSDSQLTLVELETEGMKIKLEKKQEVVSFERIPEVVKTVAVEQQIPVISELVRSEENEQVRAQQVKQEGTIVTSPIVGTFYASPGPNAEVFVSLGSKVKKGQVLCIIEAMKLMNEIESEIDGEVAEILVENEQMVEFGQPLFRIV
- a CDS encoding acetyl-CoA carboxylase biotin carboxylase subunit, which codes for MFKKILIANRGEIAVRIIRACREMGIETVAVYSQADKDALHAEMADYAVCIGPAKARDSYLNMQNIISATVLSGAEAIHPGFGFLSENSEFAEMCRECNITFIGPDSESIEKMGNKSRAREIMMEAGVPVVPGSSGSVENIEIGLELAEKIGYPVMIKASAGGGGRGIRIVKNSNEFAKAFETAKSEAKGAFGDDTMYVEKFVENPRHIEFQILADSYGNTVYLGERDCSIQRRNQKVLEEAPSPVMTGELRKQMGDIAVKAAKAVNYKNAGTIEFLVDKYGSYYFMEMNTRIQVEHPITEMITGVDLIKEQIKIAAGEKLSIKQEDIRIEGHAIECRINAENPDLGFRPSPGRIERMHIPGGLGVRLDSAAYQGYVIPPTYDSMIGKLIVHGKTREEAINRMKRALGEFVIEGVDTNIDFQFRILSNEVFASGEFDTGFIPKVLKINV
- the fabZ gene encoding 3-hydroxyacyl-ACP dehydratase FabZ produces the protein MLNIKEIMEILPHRYPFLLVDKIETLEPGVKAVGYKNVTMNEYFFQGHFPGEPVMPGVLIIEALAQVGAVAMLSLDEFKGKIGYFTGIDRAKFRKKVVPGDVLRLEVEMTKRKGPIGIGKAIAYVDDKKAAEAELSFIIQ